TGCCGAAGAAGTACTTCAAGGGCACCCGTCTTGCCCCGGGCATGCAGGTGACCCTGCAGACCAAGTTCGGCCCGCGTCCGGTGACGGTGCAGAAGGTCGGCATGAGCGTGGTCGACGTCGACCTCAACCACCCGATGGCCGGCAAGGACCTGAGCTTCAACATCGAGATCATCGACGTGCGTGAGGCGCAGGCCGAGGAGATCGAGCACGGCCACGTCCACGGCGACGGCGGCCACCAGCACTGACAACGGCGGCGGTCATGGATACCTTTGAACTGCACCGCGGGACGACGGCGTTGCTGGTCAGCCTGCCGCATGACGGGAGCGCCATCCCTGACGCCATGGCCGAACGCATGACCCTCGGCGCGCGCACCGCGCCGGACACCGACTGGCACGTGTCCCGCCTGTACGCGTTTGCCCGCCAACTGGGCGCATCGGTGCTGGTGCCGCGCTACTCGCGCTACGTGGTCGACCTGAACCGTCCCGCCGATGACGTATCGCTGTATCCCGGACAGAACACCACCGGCCTTTGCCCGACCGTGCGGTTCAACGGCGAGCCCGTGTACGCGGAGGGCGAGGCGCCGACCCGGGCGGAGATCACCGAGCGCGTGCGGCGCTACTGGAAGCCCTACCACGACGCCCTGCAGGCAGAACTTGAGCGGCTCGTAACGGCCCACGGCCGGGCGCTGCTGTGGGAAGGCCACTCGATTCGCGGCAGCAATCTGCCCTACCTGTTTCCCGACCGGCTGCCCGACCTCAACCTGGGCACCGCCGATGGCGCCAGCTGTTCGCCGCAGGTCCAACTCGGCCTGGAGGCGGTGCTGGGCGAGCAGCGTGAGTACGACTGGGTCGCCAACGGCCGCTTCAAGGGCGGCTACATCACGCGCCACTACGGCGCGCCGGAGAAGGGCGTGGACGCGGTGCAGCTGGAGATCAGCCAGCGCTGCTACATGGACGAGGACTCCACACGCTACCTGCCCGAGCGCGCCGCGCCCCTGCAGCGCCTGCTCGAGGACCTGTTGGTGAATGCGCTGGCAATGACCGCCCAGCGCTGATTGGCTGGCCTGCCTAGACCTCCAGCGTCGCCAGATCGCCCTTGTCTTCCAGCCAGGCCTTGCGGTCGCCGGCGCGCTTGCGTGCCAGCAGCATGTCCATCAGCGCGTGGGTCTGCGTGCCTTCCTCCACGGTCAGCTGGACCAGCCGCCGCGTGTCGGGATGGATGGTCGACTCGCGCAGCTGCGAGGGGTTCATCTCGCCCAGACCCTTGAAGCGGGTGACGTTGACCGTGCCGGCCGAGCCTTTTTTGCGTTCGGCCTTCTCGCGCTCGATCTTCTCCAGCAGGATCCGCTTCTCCTCCTCGTCCAGGGCGTAGAACACCTGCTTGCCCAGGTCGACCCGGAACAGCGGCGGCATCGCCACGAATACGTGGCCGGCGGCCACCAGCGCGGGGAAGTGCTGCAGGAACAACGCGCACAGCAAGGTGGCGATGTGCAGGCCGTCCGAATCCGCGTCGGCCAGGATCACGACCTTGCCGTAGCGCAGCCCGCTCAGGTCGTCCTTGCCGGGATCGCAGCCGATCGCCACGGCGATGTCGTGCACTTCCTGCGAGGCCAGCACGCTGCCCGACGCGACCTCCCAGGTGTTCAGGATCTTGCCGCGCAGGGGCAGGATCGCCTGGAAGTCCTTGTCGCGCGCCTGCCGCGCACTGCCACCGGCCGAGTCGCCCTCCACCAGGAACAATTCGGTGCGTGAGAGGTCCTGGCTGATGCAGTCGGCCAGCTTGCCGGGCAGGGCGGGTCCCTGGGTGACCTTCTTGCGGGTGATCTGTTTCTCGGTCTTGAGCCGCGCACTGGCGCGTTCGATCGCCAGCTGCGCGATCCGCTCGCCCAGTTCGACGTTCTGGTTGAGCCACAGGGTGAAGGCATCCTGCGCGGCGGCCTCCACGAAGCCGGCGGTCTGGCGCGAGCTCAGGCGCTCCTTGGTCTGGCCGCTGAACTGCGGGTCCAGCAACTTCACGCTGAGCACGAAGGCGACCCGGTCCCAGACATCCTCCGGGGCCAGCTTGACCCCGCGCGGGAGCAGGCTGCGGAAATCACAGAATGCGCGCAGGGCATCGGTGAAACCGCTGCGCAGGCCATTGACGTGGGTACCGTGCTGCGCGGTCGGGATCAGGTTGACGTAGCTCTCCTGGACCAGCTCGCCGTCAGGCGCCCAGGCCACCGCCCAGTCGACCGTCTCCGAATCCTTCTCCAGCTTGCCGACAAACAGCTCGGGCGGAAGCAGCTCGCGCGCGGGGTGATCGGCGCGCAGTTCGTCGAGCAGGTAATCGCTCAGGCCGTCAGCGTAGTGCCATTCCAGGCGCTCGTTGGTGGCCACGTCCAGCAGCTTCACGGTCAGGCCGGGGCAGAGCACCGCCTTGGCGCGCAGCAGGTGCTTGAGGGCCCGCAGGTTGAACTTCGGGGTGTCGAAGTATTTGGGATCGGGCCAGAAGTGCAGGCGCGTGCCCGTGTTTCGGCGACCCACGCTGCCGAGGGTTTCAAGCTCGGTGACCCGCTCGCCGTCGGCGAACCCCATCCGCTGCTCGACGCCGTCGCGCTTGATGGTGACGTCCAGCCGCGTCGACAGGGCATTGACCACGCTGACGCCCACGCCGTGCAGGCCGCCGGAGAAGGTGTAGTTCTTGTTGCTGAACTTCCCGCCGGCGTGCAGGCGGGTCAGGATCAATTCCACCCCGGGCACGCCTTCATCCGGGTGGATGTCCACCGGCATGCCGCGTCCGTCGTCGCTGACCTCGCAGCTGCCGTCGGCGTGCATCACCACCTCGATGGTCCTGGCATGCCCGGCCAGCGCCTCGTCCACGGCGTTGTCGATGACCTCCTGGGCCAGGTGGTTGGGCCGGGTGGTGTCGGTGTACATGCCGGGGCGACGCTTGACCGGGTCCAGCCCGGAGAGGACTTCGATGTCGGCGGCGTCGTAGCGGTTGTTCATCAGGCAGCGGTTCGCGTTGGGTCGGGGAAGTCAGCTCGCCAGAATGGCGGGCGGCACCGTGGATGGTCAAGGAAGCAAAGGTCGGAAGCCGATTGGACGGGCGTCACGAGGCGGTGGTGAAAGCGGTCCCGGACTTGGCGGCTTCCATAACGGGGCGTGAAATCGGGCCGCGTAAAGGTCCCGTTATTCAGTATTTGGCAGGGTCGGCGTCGGTAGGTTCGTGGGCGTCGCTGAGGGGAGCGGCAGTGATCCAGGACGGCAGTCGCCATCCGCACACCCCACCAAGGAGATGTACCCAGATGAATATCCGCAAGCTTGTGTTGCCGACCATGATCGCCGCCCTGATGGCCGCTCCGGCCGCGTTCGCCCAGTCCGCCGATCTCGACGCCCAGGCCCAGGCCCAGCAGGCGCAGGCCGCTGCCGCCCAGGCAGAAGCCCAGGCCGTGCAGGCCGAGGCGCAGGCCGCCGCTGCCGCCGAGCAGGCCAATGCTGCTGAGCAGAGCGCCGACGTCGCGCAGGACCGTGCGGACTTCAGTGCCGAAGCCGCCGCCCAGGAGCAGGCCGTCGAGCCTGAAGAGGAAGACGAGCGCAACTGATCGCGCCATGCGATGAGGTCACCGACGCCCCGGCTTGCCGGGGCGTCTTTCGTTGGCCTTCCGCCACGTCCAGCGAGGCCGGCGAGTGCTCGACGCGGCAGCAAAGGTCGCAGCAATTGCATGCAGCCGGTAAACTGGCGCTTTCCAGCGGCAGCAAAACAATGACTCCCCTGATCTTCGTCACTGGTGGCGTGGTGTCCTCGCTTGGCAAGGGCATTGCCGCCGCCTCGTTGGCGGCCATCCTCGAAGCGCGCGGCCTGCGCGTGACGATGATGAAGCTCGACCCCTACATCAACGTCGACCCCGGCACGATGAGCCCGTTCCAGCACGGCGAGGTGTACGTCACCGACGACGGCGCCGAGACCGACCTGGACCTGGGCCATTACGAGCGTTACGTGCGCACCCGGCTGGGGCGCAAGAATTCCATCACCACCGGTCGCATCTACGAGAACGTCATCCGCAAGGAGCGCCGCGGCGACTACCTGGGCGGCACGGTGCAGGTCATCCCGCATATCACCGACGAGATCAAGCGCGGCATTTTTGCCGCCACCGACGGCTTCGATGTGGGCCTGGTGGAGATCGGCGGCACCGTGGGCGACATCGAGTCGCTTCCCTTCCTGGAGGCGATCCGCCAGATCCGCGCCGAACGCGGGCCGGACAAGGCGCTGTTCATGCACCTCACCCTGGTGCCGTTCATTGCCGCCGCCGGCGAGCTGAAGACCAAGCCGACCCAGCACTCGGTGAAGGAACTGCGCTCCATCGGCATCCAGCCAGACATCCTGATCTGCCGCTCCGAGCAGCCGCTGCCGGATTCGGAACGGCGCAAGATCGCGCTGTTCACCAGCGTGTCGGAGCGCGCGGTCATCTCGGCGGTGGACCTGCACAACATCTACGACATGCCCGCGCGTTTCCAGGAGCAGGGTCTGGACGAGCTGATCGTCGAGCGCCTGCGGCTGGACGCCAGGCCCGCCGACATGCACGAGTGGGACGCGGTGGTCGACGCGGCCGAGAATCCCGAGGACGAGGTCACCATCGCGATCATCGGCAAGTACGTGGACCATCAGGACGCGTACAAGTCGGTTGCCGAGGCGCTCAAGCACGGCGGCCTGCGCCAGCGCACCAAGGTCCATCTGCAATGGCTGGAGTCCAGCGACGTCGAGAAGCGCGGCCCCAGTGCGCTGGAGGGCGTCGACGGTGTCCTGGTGCCCGGCGGATTCGGCGACCGCGGTTTTGAAGGCAAGATCGCCGGCGCCCGCTACGCCCGCGAAAACGGCGTGCCGTACTTCGGCATCTGCTACGGCATGCAGGCGGCGGTGATCGAGTTCGCCCGCAACGTGGCTGGGCTGGAAAACGCCAACAGCACCGAGAACGATAAGGCCACCCCGCATCCGGTGGTCGGCCTGATCACCGAGTGGCGCACGGCCAGCGGTGAGCTGGAGCGCCGCAGCGAGGACAGCGACCTGGGCGGCACGATGCGCCTGGGCCTGCAGGAGCAGCGGCTCAAGCCAGGCACGCTGGCCCACGAGCTGTACGGCAAGGACGTGGTCGGCGAGCGCCATCGCCACCGCTACGAGTTCAACAACCGCTACCGCACCCAGCTCGAGGGTGCCGGCCTGGTCATCAGCGCCAAATCCATCGACGACCTGCTGGTGGAGATGATCGAGCTGCCGCGCGACGTCCACCCGTGGTTCCTGGCCTGCCAGGCCCACCCCGAATTCCTGTCCACGCCGCGCGACGGACATCCGCTGTTTGTCGGATTCATCCGCGCCGCGCGCGACTACAAGGCGGCCCACACGACGGCAAACGCCCGCCTCGACGAGGCCGAGGCATGAGCGCCCCGCGCTTCGGCGCCGTTTGCATGAATGGAGAAGTGCAATGAAGTTGTGCGGTTTCGACATCGGCCTGGACCGGCCGTTCTTCCTGATCGCCGGGCCCTGCGTGATCGAGTCGATGCAGTTGCAGCTCGACACTGCCGGCACCCTGAAGCAGATCACCGACGAGTTGGGCATTCCCTTCATCTTCAAGTCCAGCTTCGACAAGGCCAACCGCACCTCGATCTCCGGCTTCCGTGGCCCGGGCATCGAGGAGGGCCTGAAGGTGCTGGCCGAGGTCAAGAAGCAGATCGGCGTGCCGGTGCTGACCGACGTCCACGAGTACACGCCGATGGACGAGGTCGCCTCGGTGGTCGACGTACTGCAGACCCCGGCGTTCCTGTGCCGGCAGACCGACTTCATCCAGAAAGTCGCCAGCGCCGGCAAGCCGGTCAACATCAAGAAAGGCCAGTTCCTGTCGCCGTGGGAGATGAAGCACGTGGCCGACAAGGCGCTGGCCACCGGCAACACCGACATCATGGTCTGCGAGCGCGGCGCCAGCTTTGGTTACAACAACCTGGTCAGCGACATGCGCAGCCTGGCCGTGATGCGTGACACCGGTTGCCCGGTGGTGTTTGATGCGACCCATTCGGTGCAGTTGCCCGGCGGCGCGGGCGGCAAGAGCGGCGGCCAGCGCGAATTCGTGCCGGTGCTGTCGCGCGCCGCGATGGCGGTGGGCATTTCCGGCATCTTCATGGAAACCCATCCCAACCCGGACGAAGCGCTGTCCGACGGCCCCAACGCCTGGCCGCTGGACCGGATGCGCGCGCTGCTGGAGACGCTGATGGCCATCGATGAAGTCACCAAGCGCCACCCGTTTCTTGAATCCCAAACCTGAGAGCCCTGCAGAGCCGACATGACCGAAATCGCCAAAGTCCACGCCCGCGAAATCCTCGACAGCCGCGGCAATCCGACCCTTGAGGCCGAGATCACCCTTGCCGATGGCAGCTTTGGCCGGGCGATGGTGCCTTCCGGTGCGTCCACCGGCTCCAAGGAAGCCGTGGAGCTGCGCGACGGCGACAAGACCCGCTACCTGGGCAAGGGCGTGCGCACCGCGGTGGAGAACGTCAACACCACCATCGCCAAGGCACTGGTCGGGCTGGATGCGGCTGACCAGGGCGGCATCGACCGTCGCCTGATCGATCTGGACGGCACCCGCAACAAGGGCCGTCTGGGTGCGAACGCGTTGCTGGGGGTGTCAATGGCCAACGCCCACGCGATGGCCGCCAGCCGTCGCCTGCCGCTGTGGAAGTACCTGGCCGGTGACCGCCGCGGCGTGCTGCCGGTGCCGATGATGAACATCATCAACGGCGGCGCCCACGCCGACAACAACGTCGACCTGCAGGAGTTCATGATCCTGCCGGTCGGCTTTGACAGCTTCTCCGAGAGCCTGCGCGCGGGCACCGAGGTGTTCCACGCGCTCAAGTCGGTGCTCAAGAGCCGCGGCCTGAGCACGTCGGTGGGCGACGAGGGCGGCTTCGCGCCGGACCTGCGCAGCAACGAGGAAGCGCTGGAAACCATCCTGGAGGCGATCGGCAAGGCGGGCTACAAGGCCGGCGACGACATCCTGCTCGGCCTGGACGTTGCGTCCAGCGAGTTCTACGAGAACGGCAAGTACCACCTGACCGGCGAGGGCAAGCGCCTGACTTCGGAGCAGTTCGTCGAGTTCCTGGGCGGCTGGTGCGCGCAGTACCCGATCATCAGCATCGAGGACGGCATGGACGAGAACGACTGGGACGGCTGGAAGCAGCTGACCGACGCGCTGGGCAGGAAGGTCCAACTGGTCGGCGACGACCTGTTCGTGACCAATCCGGAGATCTTCCAGCAGGGCATCGACCGCCATATCGCCAACGCGATCCTGATCAAGGTCAACCAGATCGGCACCTTGACCGAGACGCTGGAAGCGATTTCCATGGCCGACCGCGCCGGTTACGCCGCGGTGGTGTCGCACCGTTCCGGCGAGACCGAGGACACCACCATCGCCGACATCGCGGTGGCGACCACGGCGACCCAGATCAAGACCGGTTCGCTGTGCCGGAGCGACCGCGTCGCCAAGTACAACCAGTTGCTGCGGATCGAAGAGCAGCTCGGCGACGCGGCGACCTACGCCGGCCGCGACGCGTTTGTATCGCTGAAGGGCTGACACCCGCGCATGCGCTGGATGGTGGCATTGTTGGTGGCACTGGTGGCGCTGCTGGTGTTCCTGCAAGACCGCCTGTGGGACGGCGAGGGCGGCCGTGACTCGGTCGCCGCGCTGGAGCAGCGCGTGCAGCAGCAGGCCCGCGAAAACGAGGGCCTGCAGCAGCGCAACGATGCGCTGTCCGCCGAAGTGGAAGACCTCAAATCCGGCGAGGCGGCGGTCGAGGATCGTGCCCGCAGCGAGCTGGGCATGATCCGCCCCGGCGAGACCTTCTACCGCGTGGTCGAGCCGGATCCGGCAACGCCTGCGGATCCGGATCCGGTCCCCCAGTGAGCCGGCATGGCACGCCGTCGGTGTGGGCAATCCTTCCCGCCGCCGGTCGTGGTGCGCGCTTTGGCGGCGACGTGCCCAAGCAGTATCTGCAGATCGCCGGACAACCCCTGATCGCGCACGCACTGGACGCGCTGCTCTCGCATCCACAGGTTGCGGGCGCGATGGTGGCGCTGGCCGCCGATGACCGGCATTGGCCGGGCTGGACCACCCGCCACGGCAAGCCGGTCCTGCGCTGCGTGGGTGGCGGCGAGCGGGCGGATTCGGTGCTCGCGGCCTTGCAGGCACTGCCGCCCGGCCCGGAAGACAGCCTGGTAATGGTCCACGACGCAGCGCGTCCCAACCTGCACCCATCCGATCTGGAGCGGCTGTTGCATGCCGCGTCCGGGGACCGCGACGGCGCGATCCTCGCTGCCCCGGTGCGCGACACCCTCAAGCGCGCCGACGCGGAGGGACGTATCGCCGCGACCGAGCCGCGCGCCGCGCTCTGGCGTGCACTGACCCCGCAGGTGTTCCGTCGCGGCCTGCTCACCGATGCCTTGCTGGCGGCCCGCGCCGACGCAGTCCAGGTGACCGACGAGGCCATGGCGGTCGAACGCGCAGGCCTGCGGCCGCGGCTGGTCGAAGGGCGCGAGGACAACCTCAAGGTCACCACGCCGGCCGATCGCGACCTGGCGGAGTTCCTGCTCTCGCAGCGCCAGCGCTGACCGCCGGGTCGAACGCAACCCGAGCGAGCCAGAGGTCACCCGACGCGGCGTAGGCGACAATGTCGCCCCCAATTCGTTGCAGCAGGACCGGCATCAATGAGCATCCGCATAGGCCAGGGTTACGACGTCCACGCATTCGGCCACGGCGATCACGTCGTGTTGGGCGGGGTCCGGGTTCCGCACGACCGCGGCGTGCTCGCCCATTCCGACGGCGACGTGGTCATCCATGCGCTGTGCGACGCCATGCTCGGGGCGCTCGCGCTTGGCGATATCGGCACCCATTTTCCGCCCAGCGATCCGCGCTGGAAGGATGCCGACAGCCGCACGTTCCTGCGCCATTGCCGTCAGCTCGCGTCCGAGCGCGGCTGGGCGTTGGGCAACGCCGACGTCACCGTGATCTGCGAGCGCCCGAAAGTCGGTCCACATGTCGCGGTGATCCGCACCCTGTTGGCGGCCGACCTCGGCGCCGATGTCGATACCGTCAGCGTAAAGGCGACCACATCGGAGCAGCTCGGCTTTACCGGCCGCGGCGAAGGGCTTGCCGCGTTGGCGGTGTGCCTGCTGGTGCGCGGATGAGCGATGCCGGCGCGGCGGGTCCCGCGGACAGTGCGCCCGCCGCTGACACGCGTGCCCACGGCGAGCCCGTGCTGTCCGCCCGGATGCGCGCAGCGCCGGAGGACTTCTTCGTCGAGGAACTGGCCGGCTTCGAACCCTCCGGCAGCGGCGAGCACCTGCTTCTGACGGTGCAGAAGCGCGGCATGAACACCGCTTTCGCCGCCCGCAGCATTGCCCAGTGGGCCGGCGTGGACGACATGGCGATCGGCTACGCCGGGCTGAAGGATCGCCACGCGGTGACCCGCCAGCGCTTCAGCGTGCACCTGCCGCGCAAGGTCGCCCCGGACGTTGCCGCGTTGCAGGTGGACGGACTGCAGGTGCTGGAACAGGCGTGGCACGCGAAAAAGCTCCCGCGCGGTGCGCTGGCCGGCAACCGCTTCGTGCTCGTCCTGCGCGACGTCGTCGGCGACCCCGCCGCGATCGAGGCGCGCCTGCAGCAGATTGCCCGGCGCGGCGTGCCGAACTTCTTTGGCGAGCAGCGATTTGGCCGCGATGGCAACAACCTGGGCAAGGCGCTGGCGATGTTCGAAGCCCGCCGGGTCCGTCGCGACGAACGCGGCATGCTGCTCTCGGCCGCGCGCTCGGTGCTGTTCAACCAGGTGCTGCAGGCGCGGGTCGAGGCGCACTGCTGGGATACGCCGTTGAAGGGCGAGGTGTGGATGCTGGATGGCAGCCGCAGTGTGTTCGGGCCCGAACCGGTCACTCCGGAGATCGAACAGCGCCTGTCGGCGTTCGACATCCATCCCAGCGGCCCGCTGTGGGGCCGCGGCGAGCTGCGCAGCAAGGACGATGCGCTGGAGCTGGAGCAGGGCGCACTGGCCGACCAGGTATCGATGCGCCTGCGCGCCGGTCTGGAGCAGGCCGGCCTGAAGCAGGGGCGGCGATCGCTGCGCCTGCGCGCCGACGCCCTGCGCTGGCACTGGCTGGACGCCGCGACGCTGGAGCTGTCATTCAACCTGCCGCCGGGCACCTACGCCACGGTGGTGCTGGCGGAACTGGGCGCGGTCTTCGACGGCTCCGGCCCGTCCGGCGCCTGATCAGCCGCAGCCCTCGCAGTGCCGGGCTCGCGTCAACGACGCCGCGGCGCCAGCAGGACGACCACCGCGCCGCTGCCGCCCTGGGCGGGCAATGGCGAATGGAAAGCCAGCACGCTGGAGCGCTGCCGCAGCATGCGGTCGACCAGGTTCTTCAGTACGGGCGCGCCGCTGCGGCCGATATCGGCCCCGCCACGTCCGCCCTTGCCATGGATGATGCGCACACAGCCCAGCCCATGGCGCTGTGCATCGCTCAGGAACGCGCGCACCAGCGCCTCGGCGGTCGTCGCGTCGGTTCCGTGCAGGTCGAGTTCCTCCTGCGCCGACATCTCGCCCCGGCGCAGGCGCTGCCACGCCTCCTGGCTGACATCGCCGCGCCATGCCAGCGGGTCGTCGGCTTCCAGCAACGTGGATTCCAGCGCGTGGCGGAGATCCTCGCGCGCATCGGCATCGTCGCGCTCGGCCATCTTCGCGCGCGGTTTCGGACGCGGCGCGGACGGCGGCGCCGGCCGTTCGGGCAGCTTGCGAACCGGTCCGATCGCGCTGCGGAACAGCGCCGCATCGTCGTCATCGGCGCCGTTCAACGGGGTGTTCCGGTATCCATCGTCCTAGCCTAACGCGCCGCGGCGGAGACGGACATCGCGGTCGTGCAATTGCCTGCAGCCAGGCGGCGTCGAGTGCTCGCCATCGGCTATCATGACCGCTTTGACGGGATCGAACCCGCCGCACTGTCGGCGCCTCCGATCCGCCCCGCGACCGGCCGCGCCGGTCCGTGCCACTACTGCATTGCGCCCCCGTGGCGCTCGCCAAGGGAGATCATGCGAGTTCTGGTCAGCAACGACGACGGCGTCGATTCACCCGGTATCCGCGCCCTCGCCGAGGGATTGCGCGCCGCCGGTCACGAAGTAGTGGTAGTCGCACCGGACCGGGATCGCTCCGGCGCCAGCAACTCGCTCACCCTGGACATGCCGATTCGGGTGTTCCAGCAGGACGAGCGCACCTGGCGCGTCGCCGGCACGCCCACCGACTGCGTGCACGTCGCCATCACCGGCATGCTCGAAAAAGAGCCCGACATCGTGGTGTCCGGGATCAACGACGCCGCCAACCTGGGTGATGACGTCATCTATTCGGGCACCGTCGCCGCCGCGATGGAGGGCCGTTTTCTCGGCCTGCCCGCGGTCGCCGTATCGCTGGTGACCAACGGCGAGCTTGGCCGGCACTACGACACTGCGGCGCGTGCGGCGGTGGAGATCATCGCCCGTCTCGCGATTGATCCGCTGCCGGCCGACACCATCCTCAACGTCAACGTGCCCGACCTCGCGTGGGAAGACGTGCGCGGGTTCCAGGTGGGTCGCCTGGGCAACCGCCACCGCGCCGAAGCCTGCGTGCCGCAGGAGGACCCGCGCGGTCGCCAATGGTGGTGGATCGGCGCGGCGGGTCCCGAGCAGGACGCCGGGCCGGGCACGGATTTCCATTCGGTGCGCAGCGGCTACATTGCCATCACCCCGATCAAGGTGGACCTGACGCGTTACCAGGCGCTGGAGCAGGTGGCGAACTGGGTCAGCGGACTTGAAGCCTCTTTGGAATCCGCGCCCGGGGAGAACGGTCGATGAGCCTGAAGATGCGCCTGCAGCCCACCGACCTGGGTTCCGGCCTGACCTCGCAGCGTGTGCGCGACCGGCTGGTCGACCGCCTGCGCGCCACCGGCATCACCGATGAGCGCGTGCTCAACGCCGTGCGCAACGTCCCCCGCCACCTGTTCGTGGACGAGGCGCTGGAAAGCCGGGCGTACGACGACACCGCGTTGCCGATCGGCCACGGCCAGACCATTTCCCAGCCCTGGGTGGTGGCGAAAATGACCGAAACCCTGATGCAGGTCCAGCCCGCCAAGGTGCTGGAGATCGGCACCGGCTCGGGCTACCAGGCCGCCATCCTTGCCGCCCTCGGGCTGGAAGTGCACACCGTGGAGCGCATCGGCGAGTTGCTGCGCACCGCTCGCAAGCGCTTTCGCCAGTTGGGCATGAATATCCGCAGCAAGCACGACGACGGCCGCATCGGCTGGCCGGAGAACGGTCCCTTCGATGCCATCCTGGTCACCGCGGCCGCCCCGGCGCTGGTGGACGCGCTGACCGCACAGCTGGCGCCCGGTGGCGTGCTGGTCGCGCCGGTGGGCGCGTCGGACGGGCAGTCGCTGCTGCGCCTGAGCAAGGACGCCGACGGGCGGATCACGCAGGAGACCATCGGTTCGGTCGTCTTCGTACCATTGCTGTCGGGCCTGATCGACTGAAGGACACCTGCGCTTGAAACTATTCGGCCCCATGTACGACCGCTGCCTGGTGTGGGCGAGCCATAGGCGCGCGCCTGCTTTGCTGGTCGGTCTGAGCTTCGCCGAGGCGGTGGTGTTCCCGATCCCGCCCGAGGTCATGCTGGGGCCGATGTCCCTGGCGCGCCCGACGCGCGCATTCTGGTTCGCCTTCCTCAGCCTGCTCGGCTCCCTGGCTGGCGCCGTGCTGGGATACCTGCTCGGTCACTACGCGTTCGAGCTGGTCCGCCCGCTGCTGGTGAGCCTGGGCTGGATGGACCGGATCGATGTGGAGGTGTCGGCGCTGCGCGAGATCGCCGCCAACTCGCCGTGGAAGGCGTTCTGGGTACTGGTGCTGGTCGGCTTCACACCCATCCCGCTGAAGATTTTCACCTGGGCTTCCGGCATCGTCGGGGTACCTTTGCTGCCGTTTATCGCCAGCATGTTCGTTGGCCGCGGCAAGCGCGTGTTCCTGCTCGCGCTGGCGATCCGACTGGGCGGCCATCGCGCAGAGGCGGCATTGCGACGCTACATTGAACCCGTCGGCTGGGTCGCTACGGCCCTGTTGCTGGCGGTATTCACCTGGCTGATCTGGAGGACACAACAAGGCGCATGAGCATGATGACTCCCGAAGGCAACACACTCTTTCGCACGATTGCGGCCCGCCTGATCGTGGCCGCTGCGGTTGCTACGACGTTGGCGGCGTGCTCCAGCGCGGTCACCCGCGAAACCAGTCCGGTCTCCACGCCCAAATACGGTGCGACCCGGGTCGTGCAGCGTGGCGACACGCTGTACCGGATTGCGGTCGAAAACGGCATCGCGATGCGGGATCTCGCGGCCTGGAACGGTCTGGGCGCGCCCTACACGATTTACCCCGGGCAGCAGCTGCTGCTGTATCCAAGATCCGGTGGTGCCGTGGCAACCACGCCGCGCGCACCGTCGAGTGGTGGCACGCGCGCGCCGGCGGCCAGTGCGCCGGTCGCTTCGGCTCCGAGCACAGCGCCGCTGGCCAGTGGTGTTGCCTGGCGGTGGCCGGTGGATGGTGCGTTGCTGAGCCGCTTTGTCGCAGGCGAACCGACCAAGCAGGGCATCGACATTGCCGGGACCGCGGGCACCGCGGTCAAGGCGGCGGGCGACGGCACCGTGGTCTATTCCGGCTCCGGCCTGGTGGGTTACGGCGAGCTGGTCATCATCAAGCACAACGAGCAGTGGCTGTCGGCCTATGGCCACAACCGCAACCGGCTGGTGGAGGAGGGCGCCAGGGTGAAGGCGGGCCAGCAGATCGCCGAGCTCGGTCGCACC
The genomic region above belongs to Lysobacter avium and contains:
- a CDS encoding protein-L-isoaspartate(D-aspartate) O-methyltransferase, with translation MSLKMRLQPTDLGSGLTSQRVRDRLVDRLRATGITDERVLNAVRNVPRHLFVDEALESRAYDDTALPIGHGQTISQPWVVAKMTETLMQVQPAKVLEIGTGSGYQAAILAALGLEVHTVERIGELLRTARKRFRQLGMNIRSKHDDGRIGWPENGPFDAILVTAAAPALVDALTAQLAPGGVLVAPVGASDGQSLLRLSKDADGRITQETIGSVVFVPLLSGLID
- a CDS encoding YqaA family protein, whose amino-acid sequence is MKLFGPMYDRCLVWASHRRAPALLVGLSFAEAVVFPIPPEVMLGPMSLARPTRAFWFAFLSLLGSLAGAVLGYLLGHYAFELVRPLLVSLGWMDRIDVEVSALREIAANSPWKAFWVLVLVGFTPIPLKIFTWASGIVGVPLLPFIASMFVGRGKRVFLLALAIRLGGHRAEAALRRYIEPVGWVATALLLAVFTWLIWRTQQGA
- a CDS encoding peptidoglycan DD-metalloendopeptidase family protein, which encodes MMTPEGNTLFRTIAARLIVAAAVATTLAACSSAVTRETSPVSTPKYGATRVVQRGDTLYRIAVENGIAMRDLAAWNGLGAPYTIYPGQQLLLYPRSGGAVATTPRAPSSGGTRAPAASAPVASAPSTAPLASGVAWRWPVDGALLSRFVAGEPTKQGIDIAGTAGTAVKAAGDGTVVYSGSGLVGYGELVIIKHNEQWLSAYGHNRNRLVEEGARVKAGQQIAELGRTGASRDMLHFEVRYNGKPVDPLLYLPKK